A region of Puniceicoccales bacterium DNA encodes the following proteins:
- a CDS encoding TlyA family RNA methyltransferase: MVKEKFLRVDELLVKNGLATSRTTAQVLIIAGKVRASADDVVDKPSRKFPLDQNFLIDSPPRFVSRAGEKLAHFIETFHIEVRDRLCLDVGASTGGFSDCLLQNGAKTVVGIDVGHGQLHYKLQKNPRMINLEKVNARTVSSNMLPFNKFDIIVLDLSFISLKLVLENIWKFLIHNGILVALVKPQFEAGKSEANKHAGVIKDRLLQEKIVNAMVKFSLDTLENSIFFGRLDSPILGTDGNREFLLGMKKLIPNERNNL, encoded by the coding sequence ATGGTGAAAGAAAAATTCCTAAGGGTCGATGAATTGTTGGTCAAAAATGGACTTGCCACCAGTCGAACCACGGCCCAAGTCCTTATAATAGCAGGGAAAGTACGGGCCTCCGCCGATGATGTGGTGGATAAACCGAGCAGAAAATTTCCTCTCGATCAAAATTTTCTAATAGATTCGCCGCCAAGATTTGTTAGTAGGGCAGGGGAAAAACTAGCACATTTTATAGAGACATTCCACATTGAAGTCCGTGATCGTCTATGCCTTGACGTGGGAGCATCCACCGGAGGATTTTCAGATTGTCTCCTGCAGAATGGTGCCAAAACTGTCGTTGGCATTGATGTGGGCCACGGCCAGCTTCACTATAAACTCCAAAAAAATCCCAGGATGATAAATTTAGAAAAAGTCAACGCCCGGACGGTTAGCTCTAACATGTTGCCATTTAACAAATTCGACATCATCGTGCTGGACCTATCGTTCATTTCGTTGAAGCTTGTATTGGAAAATATCTGGAAATTTTTGATTCACAATGGCATTCTGGTAGCCCTTGTGAAACCTCAATTCGAAGCTGGAAAATCGGAAGCGAATAAACATGCCGGAGTAATCAAAGATCGATTACTCCAGGAAAAAATAGTGAATGCCATGGTGAAATTTTCTCTAGATACCCTTGAAAACAGTATTTTTTTTGGAAGGCTAGATTCTCCCATCCTTGGCACCGATGGCAACCGAGAATTTCTTTTGGGCATGAAAAAACTCATACCTAATGAAAGAAACAATCTATAA
- a CDS encoding 3'-5' exonuclease domain-containing protein 2, with translation MLGKLLRSIKNKIFPFSKSISKETLAALPLFKFQGEIFLIDSIAEAKQAVALLLNHDLLGFDTESRPAFRKGESYPPSLVQISTDKSVYLFQLSKTNGTRPLRPIFESLHIKKVGIAIRDDINKLKELGNFKDAGFVDISDLTKTLDIKNTGLNTLAGIFLKYRISKSSQITDWSQENLSKKQIIYAATDAWVSRELFIKVREFTKK, from the coding sequence ATGTTAGGCAAGTTATTACGTTCCATAAAAAATAAAATTTTTCCTTTTAGCAAAAGCATCAGCAAGGAAACGCTGGCCGCATTGCCATTGTTTAAATTTCAAGGGGAAATTTTTTTAATAGATTCCATAGCAGAAGCCAAGCAAGCGGTGGCTTTGTTATTGAATCATGACCTGTTAGGCTTCGACACCGAAAGTAGGCCAGCCTTCCGCAAAGGAGAAAGCTACCCACCTTCTCTGGTTCAAATTTCCACAGATAAATCGGTGTATTTGTTCCAATTGTCAAAGACCAATGGCACAAGACCACTACGACCAATCTTCGAATCTCTTCATATAAAAAAAGTTGGCATAGCCATAAGAGACGACATCAATAAATTGAAGGAACTTGGCAATTTCAAAGATGCCGGTTTCGTGGATATAAGCGACCTGACCAAAACCCTTGACATAAAAAATACTGGCCTAAACACTCTCGCTGGCATTTTTTTGAAATACAGAATATCAAAATCATCTCAAATCACCGACTGGTCCCAGGAAAATTTATCAAAAAAACAAATCATCTATGCCGCCACCGACGCCTGGGTGAGCAGAGAACTGTTCATAAAAGTTAGGGAATTTACAAAAAAATAA
- a CDS encoding UvrD-helicase domain-containing protein, protein MNKDLSSRKKFIEDHRSNFSVIAPAGVGKTTAIVKRIAKIITNFFEDSDQLLLVTYTQKAAAELLERTHAEIERTSTGKEFFEKIRKVFFGTIHELASKIIRENLSQLNLRADFKIEQDISSLWNDFSLETDYLAGLPEPMKNYLLTFIKYKNIHSSYLHLSHAPITGCIKNFPHINCDDVLSFKAGSRSKNIARFQNELKKWLGNGKGEKYRHKFPELSTKSQNFLEIYESTIMPLIDWAANTYGHILNKIHNDFLAYRLHLGKLTFDDLIKLANQILYHGQNYDEEIKSKKYSIILDEAQDTDPEQFKLLLGLIDKGWVENDYKTFPTTGRFCMVGDPQQSIYGDRTDVSTYLKIHNDLIDNNIATKLTFSITKRFSKNIAENINSFFPKILDGKNGQVDFVKLDSEKISPTPTPWSKIVVKNRPENENQLNPEIQAIKSLFSNKIPENFQVSHWSNIAILCPRKAWLGEIKEACCQDKSMPKMQMHSQDRTYADSIIFSWTTALLTCICEPDNFFEFAGILHEIFAIKDSIVADHFKTEKAENINEIESALEILRSKIYIKSISSIIEEIVLSFHLIDRILAISQNSEDEIFSTLDHLLTAANEADINNIPLAEFCNTLKNLLKENQPPPKIDKNALQLYTFHKSKGLEWEIVILPFLFRGKRQHEAAFPRLIKTRSGQKIAMNALQENKYKDEQKIRSRQNDERLVYVALTRQKSTAIFFDDRAIFQTTAGSTADSLRLTDEASPGFELFNDLAEFCHHPAKPPESRGLPKAVETSRDNMHISINSLNEQDYLAYVKISPSLADSNHFDTTKNMTPKELNGQGNEQGINYGLLWHETMNLVHWNEKNFNRSILKIIDEIDNERLALEVDKLINCAPFQSLIHSSDLILTEYSFFLPQEETTLIDGRIDMLLKNKNNLRIIDWKTDITTKERHFIESYCNQITLYGQALNKIFNINPEKYIYSTFLGKLIKI, encoded by the coding sequence ATGAATAAAGATTTATCCAGTCGAAAAAAGTTCATCGAAGATCATCGCTCAAACTTCTCTGTAATTGCCCCGGCCGGCGTCGGCAAAACAACGGCCATTGTGAAAAGGATCGCAAAAATCATAACTAATTTCTTCGAAGACTCCGACCAATTGCTCCTGGTAACATATACGCAAAAAGCTGCAGCAGAACTACTTGAGCGCACCCATGCCGAAATTGAAAGAACTTCGACTGGTAAAGAATTTTTCGAAAAAATCCGCAAAGTATTTTTTGGAACAATCCATGAACTGGCCTCAAAAATAATAAGAGAAAATCTATCGCAACTGAACCTAAGAGCCGATTTCAAAATAGAACAGGACATTTCGTCACTTTGGAACGATTTTTCTCTGGAAACCGACTATCTGGCCGGACTACCGGAACCAATGAAAAATTACCTATTGACCTTCATAAAATACAAAAATATCCACAGTTCATATCTTCACCTAAGTCACGCTCCTATAACAGGTTGTATAAAAAATTTCCCCCACATCAATTGCGATGACGTGCTATCGTTCAAAGCCGGCTCCCGAAGCAAAAATATAGCAAGATTTCAAAATGAATTGAAAAAATGGTTAGGCAACGGAAAAGGCGAAAAATATCGCCATAAATTCCCAGAGCTTTCAACCAAATCTCAGAATTTTTTGGAAATCTATGAATCCACAATAATGCCACTAATTGATTGGGCCGCAAATACCTATGGCCACATCTTGAATAAAATTCACAATGATTTTCTGGCCTATAGACTCCATCTAGGCAAACTGACCTTCGATGATCTGATAAAACTGGCTAATCAAATTCTGTACCACGGCCAAAACTATGATGAGGAAATAAAATCAAAAAAATATTCGATCATTCTTGACGAAGCCCAAGATACTGATCCAGAACAATTTAAACTATTGCTGGGTCTGATAGACAAAGGATGGGTAGAAAATGATTACAAAACATTCCCCACCACCGGCAGGTTTTGTATGGTCGGCGACCCCCAGCAATCCATCTACGGCGATCGCACCGATGTCTCCACCTATCTAAAAATTCACAACGACCTCATAGACAACAACATAGCGACTAAGTTGACCTTTTCAATAACCAAAAGATTTAGCAAAAATATCGCCGAAAATATAAATAGCTTTTTTCCAAAAATACTTGATGGGAAAAACGGCCAGGTCGATTTCGTAAAACTGGATTCAGAAAAAATTTCACCAACACCCACTCCCTGGTCAAAAATAGTGGTTAAAAATAGGCCGGAAAATGAAAATCAGCTAAACCCAGAAATCCAGGCCATAAAATCGCTATTCTCTAATAAAATTCCAGAAAATTTCCAGGTCTCTCATTGGTCAAACATCGCCATCCTATGTCCTAGAAAAGCTTGGCTGGGAGAGATAAAGGAAGCATGCTGCCAAGATAAATCTATGCCAAAAATGCAAATGCACTCCCAGGATCGAACCTACGCCGATAGTATTATTTTTTCCTGGACAACCGCCCTATTGACATGTATTTGTGAACCGGATAATTTTTTTGAATTTGCCGGAATTTTGCACGAAATATTTGCAATAAAAGATAGCATAGTCGCAGATCATTTTAAAACCGAAAAGGCGGAAAATATCAACGAGATAGAAAGCGCTCTTGAGATACTAAGATCGAAAATTTATATCAAAAGTATCAGTTCAATCATCGAGGAAATAGTGTTATCGTTTCACCTTATAGATAGGATCTTAGCCATATCCCAAAACTCCGAAGATGAAATTTTTTCAACCTTGGATCACCTCCTCACCGCAGCCAATGAGGCCGATATAAACAACATTCCTTTGGCGGAATTTTGTAACACACTTAAAAATCTTCTGAAGGAAAATCAACCACCTCCAAAAATCGATAAAAACGCCCTGCAGCTATACACATTCCATAAATCAAAAGGCCTTGAATGGGAGATAGTTATATTGCCATTTTTATTCCGTGGGAAAAGGCAACATGAAGCGGCATTTCCAAGGCTAATAAAAACCAGGTCTGGTCAAAAAATCGCTATGAATGCACTCCAGGAAAACAAATACAAAGATGAGCAAAAAATAAGATCGCGTCAAAATGATGAACGTCTTGTATATGTGGCACTTACAAGACAAAAATCCACAGCAATATTCTTCGATGACCGAGCCATCTTCCAAACCACCGCCGGCTCCACTGCTGATAGTCTAAGGCTAACCGATGAAGCATCTCCTGGTTTTGAATTATTCAACGATCTAGCCGAATTTTGCCACCACCCAGCAAAGCCACCTGAATCCCGTGGTCTTCCAAAGGCAGTGGAAACATCCAGAGACAATATGCACATTAGCATTAACAGTCTCAACGAACAAGACTATCTAGCCTATGTCAAAATCTCTCCAAGTCTGGCCGACTCTAATCACTTCGACACCACAAAAAATATGACGCCAAAAGAATTAAATGGTCAAGGAAATGAGCAGGGAATAAACTATGGCCTGCTATGGCACGAAACCATGAATTTAGTTCATTGGAACGAAAAAAATTTCAATAGGTCTATTCTAAAAATAATAGATGAAATCGACAATGAACGCCTTGCATTGGAAGTAGATAAGCTGATTAATTGCGCACCATTCCAGTCCCTCATCCATTCTTCGGATCTAATCCTAACCGAATACTCATTCTTCCTCCCTCAGGAAGAAACGACGCTAATCGATGGCCGAATTGATATGTTACTAAAAAATAAAAATAATCTGCGCATAATCGATTGGAAAACCGACATCACCACCAAGGAAAGGCACTTCATTGAAAGCTATTGTAACCAAATAACGCTCTACGGCCAAGCCTTAAATAAAATCTTTAACATCAACCCAGAGAAATACATATACAGCACATTTTTGGGTAAGCTGATAAAAATATAG
- a CDS encoding 16S rRNA (uracil(1498)-N(3))-methyltransferase gives MSTIRCFTSEYTQLVSGTKYLLSSRESHHLINVLRARPSDSVLLMNGNGEVANASICGKIGDKVELLAKTVTTCKRSKLILCQALLKNKAMDLIIRDAAALGVAKILPLITERSDVKFNARSSETKLLHWKAIAIEACKQSGEAFVPEISKPMSLEAFLEDNKNISLVASLYNANKKHLMDYHSEICSAPMLNLIVGPEGDFSRREYEMMLTNDIKFITLTQNILRSETAALYLLSLADQITPRE, from the coding sequence ATGTCAACCATTCGATGTTTTACAAGTGAATACACTCAACTGGTTTCCGGCACAAAGTACCTGCTTTCCAGTCGGGAATCCCATCATCTGATAAATGTACTTCGAGCCCGACCGTCGGATTCGGTGTTGCTAATGAACGGCAACGGTGAAGTGGCCAATGCCAGCATCTGCGGCAAAATAGGAGACAAGGTTGAACTCCTTGCAAAGACAGTAACTACTTGCAAGAGAAGCAAATTGATACTATGCCAGGCTCTATTGAAAAACAAAGCCATGGATCTAATCATCAGAGATGCGGCAGCCCTGGGTGTGGCAAAAATTCTACCGCTGATCACCGAAAGAAGTGATGTAAAATTTAATGCCAGATCATCGGAAACTAAATTGCTGCACTGGAAAGCCATAGCCATAGAAGCTTGTAAGCAATCCGGCGAAGCTTTCGTCCCAGAAATATCAAAGCCAATGAGCCTCGAAGCTTTCCTAGAGGATAACAAAAATATTTCTCTGGTCGCAAGCCTATATAATGCTAATAAAAAACATCTAATGGATTATCATTCAGAAATATGCAGTGCACCGATGCTAAATCTAATCGTCGGCCCCGAAGGAGATTTTTCCCGACGAGAATATGAAATGATGCTGACCAATGACATTAAATTCATAACCTTGACACAGAACATCTTAAGATCTGAAACGGCGGCCTTGTACCTACTAAGCCTAGCTGACCAAATAACTCCACGGGAATGA
- a CDS encoding BatD family protein, producing MKIIQKLFIVLCLLQPWLSMGNNMQITARFDPDEISMDESSKYIIEFIGITDADVKFPKVHGLKFGNSMQEYTTMTSINGTVTQKSVKMYSIIPLEPGTVTIPSYKIHIGSESYEIPEATIKITNQKSTTGSKTSSQNSQKNPLGNIDIEFDKTQEHFVGESIPIKITAKMSAAYQWRLQNNIPKKIGDSFSDGPFSDGEVSQANDQTLCSWNTVITPLKSGNNQFSYELPISVILQYEFSFFPMEKNMVLRSDNIPLEIKPLPSNSQPSDFSGAIGDFKLGRVKLSSDRALVDDPITMTVEILGHGNFSRIKTPDLDENEHWKVYTPKAIFAADDQINHYGTKTFEYVIMPKTTGQIKIPTLKFSYFDLKSKEYKVVSMGGDQEIIVSRSGNFAQPNNDGDPKTNELKKIKTYDDAIIYMDSTNYPSLRQNLYGIWFWLLNLAICSTLSILLVRMGFSSTNQKSTYNRKKSSIKEEFFKAHNAALNALKVSDYKAFYEHARLSIAKKFELISGKKIDQNLHNIDEIFIEIGLDEETKTWLKNFLSESEIVVFSNHQPTMEKTKEMAKEFDKFINNFGRQK from the coding sequence ATGAAAATCATACAAAAACTCTTCATAGTTTTATGCCTGCTGCAACCATGGCTTTCGATGGGCAATAATATGCAAATAACTGCTCGGTTCGATCCGGATGAAATTTCGATGGATGAAAGCAGCAAGTATATCATCGAGTTCATCGGTATAACGGATGCAGATGTGAAATTTCCAAAGGTCCATGGGTTAAAATTTGGCAACTCCATGCAGGAATATACCACAATGACAAGCATAAATGGCACTGTGACACAGAAATCTGTGAAAATGTACTCAATTATTCCATTGGAACCAGGCACCGTGACCATCCCAAGCTATAAGATCCACATCGGCTCAGAAAGCTACGAAATCCCGGAAGCTACCATTAAAATAACCAACCAAAAATCCACAACCGGGAGCAAAACTTCTTCGCAAAATTCGCAAAAAAATCCCCTGGGCAATATAGATATCGAATTTGATAAAACCCAGGAACATTTTGTGGGAGAATCAATACCAATCAAAATAACCGCAAAAATGTCCGCTGCCTACCAATGGAGATTGCAGAATAATATTCCAAAAAAAATCGGAGATTCCTTTTCCGACGGCCCCTTTTCCGACGGCGAGGTTTCCCAGGCCAATGACCAGACTTTGTGTTCCTGGAACACAGTTATCACTCCATTAAAATCCGGCAATAATCAATTCAGCTACGAACTGCCCATATCTGTCATATTGCAATATGAATTTTCCTTCTTTCCGATGGAAAAAAATATGGTCTTGAGGAGCGATAATATCCCATTGGAAATCAAGCCATTGCCAAGCAATTCCCAACCCAGTGATTTTTCCGGTGCCATCGGTGATTTTAAACTCGGCAGAGTAAAACTATCCAGCGACCGAGCATTGGTGGATGATCCCATTACCATGACCGTGGAAATTCTAGGCCATGGAAATTTTTCAAGAATCAAAACCCCAGATCTGGATGAAAACGAACACTGGAAGGTTTACACACCCAAGGCAATCTTCGCCGCCGACGACCAAATTAACCATTACGGCACCAAAACCTTCGAATACGTGATTATGCCAAAAACAACTGGTCAAATCAAAATTCCAACATTGAAATTTTCCTACTTCGATCTAAAGTCAAAGGAATACAAAGTGGTGTCCATGGGAGGTGATCAGGAAATCATTGTGTCTAGATCTGGTAACTTCGCACAACCAAACAATGACGGCGATCCGAAAACCAATGAATTAAAAAAAATCAAAACCTACGATGACGCCATCATCTATATGGATTCAACAAATTACCCATCGCTGAGACAAAATTTATACGGCATATGGTTCTGGCTGTTAAACTTAGCCATATGTTCTACGCTATCAATCTTACTGGTACGCATGGGATTTTCTTCTACCAATCAAAAATCCACCTACAATAGAAAAAAATCATCCATAAAAGAGGAATTTTTCAAAGCCCATAATGCAGCTTTAAACGCACTAAAAGTGTCTGATTACAAGGCATTTTATGAACATGCCCGACTATCCATTGCAAAAAAATTTGAACTGATTTCTGGTAAAAAAATCGATCAGAATTTACATAACATTGACGAAATTTTTATTGAGATTGGGTTGGATGAAGAAACGAAAACATGGTTAAAAAATTTTCTCAGCGAATCCGAAATCGTTGTGTTTAGTAACCATCAGCCGACCATGGAAAAAACAAAGGAAATGGCCAAGGAATTTGATAAATTTATAAACAATTTTGGCAGACAGAAATGA
- a CDS encoding VWA domain-containing protein, whose protein sequence is MRFGNVIFLYLLPFILLGVVLVFTFGSKRRTNLLKTFASERLFAILLKDYNFRLQQSKNFLFCLAIALICLALARPQFGYRLEQRQVKGTDLLFAVDVSKSMLACDVKPNRLERAKIAIKDMTKKLPGHRFGLIAFAGSAFLQCPLTLDYGAFDQSLTILDTNIIQNQGTEVGTAIEIACDVFSKDTSDHILVLFSDGEDLENSALTAAKKAKSNGINIYTVGLGSTEGEFIPILDKAGNQIFLKNKAGNKVKTRLDEETLVAIAKETGGTYHPMSTNGIEELTKTIAAKHSASSGQISEEKVYNEKFQIIIFLAIIVLILELLLKSNNIKNKNRDPIYTRIVSFVVMYLLLYNIASAMASKGEKLYEAGKYAEAAEYYADKIEAQKNNKRVDQRLQFNYGTALLANKQYKEASKIFQEALSPGAKNKLNKEVFYNYGHALGEEARLEEENNLDEAIKLCDESIDCFENALELDENFSDAKDNLDIIKNYQEELKKRKEEQNKKNQNNPNQQQTKDNQDQNQKDDKKDENKNEKDDKNKDDNKDKSDEKKDENKDGKDGKNKDNHRDNADDKKNDDKKNESSNEKDQSDDQKNDQDKQNKDSQQDEKDGKNDHNDESKNEPPNDENRNDNPKDHPSQVRDQSPSDGKMTKKEAAELLNSVRQDEHAMPVTFSDAKIKHTEKFDKFW, encoded by the coding sequence ATGAGGTTTGGAAATGTCATTTTTTTATATTTACTGCCATTCATCCTGCTAGGAGTGGTGCTGGTATTTACCTTTGGCAGCAAAAGGAGAACCAATTTGTTAAAAACCTTCGCTTCGGAAAGGCTATTCGCCATCCTGCTGAAGGATTACAATTTTCGACTGCAACAGAGCAAAAATTTCCTATTCTGTCTGGCCATAGCATTGATTTGTTTAGCATTGGCTAGGCCACAATTTGGCTACAGACTGGAACAGCGCCAGGTAAAGGGAACTGATCTATTGTTTGCCGTGGATGTATCCAAAAGTATGCTGGCCTGCGATGTTAAGCCCAATAGATTGGAACGAGCTAAAATTGCCATAAAAGATATGACAAAAAAGCTTCCGGGCCATAGATTTGGGCTAATTGCATTTGCAGGCAGTGCCTTCCTTCAATGCCCATTGACTCTGGATTATGGCGCCTTCGATCAATCGTTAACCATATTGGATACAAATATCATACAAAACCAAGGCACCGAAGTTGGCACTGCCATAGAAATAGCCTGTGATGTATTTTCCAAAGACACATCAGATCATATCCTTGTGCTATTTTCTGACGGCGAAGATTTGGAAAATTCTGCCCTGACAGCGGCTAAAAAGGCAAAATCAAACGGAATAAATATCTATACCGTGGGCCTAGGCTCCACCGAAGGTGAATTTATCCCAATTCTAGACAAGGCTGGCAATCAAATTTTTTTGAAAAACAAAGCTGGTAATAAGGTAAAAACCAGGCTTGATGAAGAGACACTCGTCGCCATTGCCAAGGAAACCGGAGGAACCTATCATCCTATGTCCACCAATGGCATAGAAGAATTGACCAAAACCATAGCTGCTAAACACAGCGCATCTTCGGGTCAAATTAGTGAAGAAAAAGTATACAATGAAAAATTCCAAATCATAATATTTTTGGCAATCATCGTGCTGATATTGGAATTATTACTAAAATCAAATAATATAAAAAACAAAAACAGAGACCCCATATATACACGCATTGTTAGCTTCGTCGTCATGTATCTTCTTTTGTATAATATAGCCAGTGCAATGGCCAGCAAAGGTGAAAAACTATACGAAGCCGGTAAATATGCCGAAGCCGCCGAATATTATGCAGATAAAATCGAAGCCCAGAAAAATAACAAACGCGTAGACCAAAGGTTGCAATTTAACTATGGCACGGCACTATTGGCAAACAAACAATACAAGGAAGCGAGTAAAATTTTCCAAGAAGCACTCAGTCCCGGTGCCAAAAATAAATTGAACAAGGAAGTATTCTATAACTATGGCCATGCCCTAGGCGAAGAAGCTAGGCTTGAAGAAGAAAATAATCTGGATGAAGCTATAAAACTATGCGACGAAAGCATAGATTGTTTTGAAAATGCCCTGGAGCTGGATGAAAATTTCTCCGATGCCAAAGATAATCTTGATATTATAAAAAATTATCAGGAGGAATTAAAAAAACGCAAAGAAGAACAAAATAAGAAAAATCAAAACAATCCTAATCAGCAACAAACCAAGGATAACCAAGATCAAAATCAAAAAGATGACAAAAAAGATGAGAATAAAAACGAAAAAGATGACAAAAATAAGGACGACAACAAGGACAAATCAGATGAGAAAAAAGATGAAAATAAAGATGGAAAAGACGGAAAAAACAAAGATAACCATAGGGACAATGCCGACGATAAAAAAAATGACGATAAAAAAAATGAATCCTCCAATGAGAAAGACCAAAGCGATGATCAAAAAAATGATCAAGATAAACAAAATAAAGATTCACAACAAGATGAAAAAGATGGTAAAAATGATCATAATGATGAATCAAAAAATGAACCTCCCAATGATGAAAATCGCAATGATAACCCAAAAGATCATCCATCCCAGGTCCGTGATCAAAGCCCATCAGATGGTAAAATGACGAAAAAAGAAGCAGCAGAATTACTAAATTCTGTTCGCCAAGATGAACATGCAATGCCAGTGACTTTCTCCGACGCAAAAATTAAGCATACAGAGAAATTTGATAAATTTTGGTAA